The Hippoglossus hippoglossus isolate fHipHip1 chromosome 10, fHipHip1.pri, whole genome shotgun sequence DNA segment TCCTTCgtctgttttcctgcagaacctgaagcagcagcgcagcaggagagagcagtTCTCGCAGCCTCCGGTCTCGTCTTCTCCTCTGATGGCCAACAACTTCAGTAAGTCCGTCCTCATCTTAGCTTCAGGCTTGTAGCATTAACGTAATGGCAGCAACAGGTAAACAATGCATGCTGTTTTAGCTTCATCAGGGAGTGTTCACTCTCCAAATTTACAAATCAGTCTTTCCTAAAAAATCCTTCATCTGATCACGTAATTCATGAAAAACTGTGCTGGCAATTCCAACAAGTGTAGTAGAGTGAACACACCTTTATTTAAGCTTGGTTTTGGCTTTGAGGGAAAATTCAACATATCTGGCAAAATGTGAACTGAGGAGGAGCCAGGGAAATAATTAATCTGGCTTCTTACTAGAGACCCTCTAATTAACACTGGGAGCTTCCCATGCAGGCATTTACACTGTCAGTGGAAAGTTCATGTGCAGCCTGTGGTCTTCAGGTGCTATTGGCTACATTTCAAgcaaagtgtttattttaaatacctTGAGAATTATAGAGACATATAAACTCTTGAACATAACATTAGATCATAATTCTTGACAGTTGAGACTAATACTATTGAGACTCACTTTAACATCCAGTGATTCTGACTTTTAAACCCACTATGATTAATATGCTTTTTAACAAAAAGCTAcctaaatagaaatataaagatGTTTGAAACTCTCACAGTTGGCAAATGTCTCCTCATGGCatagtaaaaacaaacattatcaATTATTATTACAGTGATATAATGTTTTTCATTGCACCTATAcctattcattcatattttgaaTTCTACGGTATCTACAATAGGCATATTGCTTGAAATGAATTCAGGTTGAACAGAAATTTTAACTGCCAGTGTATTTCTTAGAACAACCAGCTGTTGTAGTAGGGAACTGCTCGAAGTCCATGTGAATGATTTATACTGTATTTGGTCATCTATaatgcaaaaattaaaaaatattttagggAGCCGCAAAAAAGGGGCCCAGGAGCCGCATGCAGCTCGTGAGCCACGCAATGACTACCAGGGCTATACAACCTCAAATTTAAAAGGTATTTCCCTGGAACGTTTGACTCTCCCAGTGGGTATAACTAGCTACTGTATCTGCCCGCTGTTCTCACTGCTTTTCCCCTCTACCATTTAGCATTTCCATCTGGTCctattgaaaatgtgtttgtgttttgcttgttgTCTCCCTTCAGAGAGCTCAGTCCTGATGCAGGATGAGTCCCGGAGTCTGGGGGATGTGGCCATCGATATGGGCTCTCAGTCCAATCCCATGCAGCTCCAACTTATTGATGAGCAGGTAGAATAGAAATCTTCACTTAAAACTTTGATCAAATAGTAAAACTGTGCATTTATGTTCCCTGATAAGGCCccttttttaaatcctgctCACTTTGTCATTACAGGACTCGTACATCCAGAGCCGTGCAGACACCATGCAGAACATTGAGAGCACCATTGTGGAACTGGGCTCTATATTCCAGCAGCTGGCGCACATGGTCAAAGAGCAAGAGGAGACGATTCAGAGGTGAGATGGAAACAGATGGAGGGTCAACGACGGAGGACTCTCAGAAACCAagaacattaaatatatttttttacaagcaAGACTCTGtaaatggaaacagaaaaagaaatgaggagAAATAAGTGCACACTAGTATGTGAGCAATAAGAATCTTGAACAGAAATTATTGATTAGTAAATCATTGTCAtttagtctataaaatgtcagatttaaagaaaataaataagccGTAATGTGATTtgattctgtctttttaaaagcTCAGTTGGACTGAACCTTTTCCCTGTCGTGTATTTACAGGATCGATGCAAACGTGGAGGACACTCAGCTGAACGTGGAGGGCGCCCACACAGAGATCCTCAAATACTTCCAGTCGGTCTCTTCCAACCGTTGGCTGATGATCAAGATCTTTCTCGTCCTCATCGTGTTCTTCATCATCTTTGTCGTCTTCTTTGCCTAAAGAAAGGAGGACCGGCTAAAGGAAGGGGGAAGCGGACGTTAAATCTAAAGCTGGACTAAGACAACACATCCAGACTTAAAATTTGAAGGACAGGCTCCTCTGTCAAAGTGACGGCTTGATGGAGGCTTGGGATCCACTCAGATTAATACAGACTTGTCGGTTATTCCCAAGCCCCAGACTCTATCTT contains these protein-coding regions:
- the stx5a gene encoding syntaxin-5a isoform X1, with the protein product MTCRDRTVEFQSACKSLQGRQNGIQPSKPALSALRQRSDFTVMAKRIGKDLSNTFAKLEKLTILAKRKSLFDDKAVEVEELTYIIKQDINSLNKQIAQLQDLVRSRGAPGGRHIQTHSNTIVVSLQSKLASMSNDFKSVLEVRTENLKQQRSRREQFSQPPVSSSPLMANNFRSRKKGAQEPHAAREPRNDYQGYTTSNLKESSVLMQDESRSLGDVAIDMGSQSNPMQLQLIDEQDSYIQSRADTMQNIESTIVELGSIFQQLAHMVKEQEETIQRIDANVEDTQLNVEGAHTEILKYFQSVSSNRWLMIKIFLVLIVFFIIFVVFFA
- the stx5a gene encoding syntaxin-5a isoform X2 is translated as MTCRDRTVEFQSACKSLQGRQNGIQPSKPALSALRQRSDFTVMAKRIGKDLSNTFAKLEKLTILAKRKSLFDDKAVEVEELTYIIKQDINSLNKQIAQLQDLVRSRGAPGGRHIQTHSNTIVVSLQSKLASMSNDFKSVLEVRTENLKQQRSRREQFSQPPVSSSPLMANNFKSSVLMQDESRSLGDVAIDMGSQSNPMQLQLIDEQDSYIQSRADTMQNIESTIVELGSIFQQLAHMVKEQEETIQRIDANVEDTQLNVEGAHTEILKYFQSVSSNRWLMIKIFLVLIVFFIIFVVFFA